From one Catenuloplanes nepalensis genomic stretch:
- a CDS encoding serine/threonine protein kinase — protein sequence MIERGAPLRPGDPERIGPYQVLARLGAGGMGVVFLANDGGGRPVAIKVVHAEMATDDEFRNRFRSEVARVRQVPPFCTAEVLDADPDATRPYLVTEFVDGPTLAAEVAQRGPLSTSNLHAVAIGVATALTAIHEAGVIHRDLKPHNVLLAPGTPKVIDFGIARAWESTTQHTRTGQIVGTANYMAPERFDESGGQTGPAADVFAWGCVVTFAGTGRAPFHADSPLATFGRILTQEPELGALDGPLRQLVQRSLRRDPRERPTARELLDLLLRGGPARTPQPVEALDEMPALRTAAIEVQATPGPVSPPVFTLPTETPPESAFGPAGPPPVFAPLSAAPAGPAFGPASGPPYPPASGPPYGPASGPPFDPATGQPYGPTSAPPYSPTSGPPYDPASGPPFNPATGQAYDPAAGQAFAPGSPPPFRPVSGAPFAPGPPPPFDAVPGHPSDAEDRTLHLRTGPGTAPPAGPWPPSPGSPQSPGTPLGHGAPLGHGAEAMSWGTPPPAGPAPRKNRGGRVLAGVLVAVLLLACVAGGGLLAAHSNGAFSGAGDDLAEAPATFDAVPPFTLPKGKPLIADALTSAGQWNGTYIVDEEDSNCDVRDGALRVQRVTPGSYICAGPEKTVEGDHTIAVTGTIEKPGSCLGIWLFWEVPRSYRLTACETAFRFEVDREDGTGYAIREFPLDEPLPLNEPLRLQVAVEDGTVRFGHDDILIGEADMPEDDITEGAAAAIGMISAPGDDNPPYGAYFNDVEVRTLDD from the coding sequence TCGCGCGGCTCGGGGCCGGGGGCATGGGCGTCGTCTTCCTGGCGAACGACGGTGGTGGGCGGCCGGTCGCGATCAAGGTCGTGCACGCGGAGATGGCGACGGACGACGAGTTCCGCAACCGGTTCCGGTCCGAGGTGGCGCGGGTCCGGCAGGTGCCGCCGTTCTGCACGGCCGAGGTGCTCGACGCGGATCCGGACGCGACCCGGCCCTATCTCGTCACCGAGTTCGTGGACGGGCCGACGCTCGCGGCCGAGGTGGCCCAGCGCGGGCCGCTGAGCACGTCGAACCTGCACGCCGTGGCGATCGGGGTGGCGACCGCGCTGACCGCGATCCACGAGGCCGGCGTGATCCACCGTGACCTGAAGCCGCACAACGTGCTGCTCGCGCCGGGCACACCCAAGGTGATCGACTTCGGTATCGCGCGGGCCTGGGAGTCGACCACGCAGCACACCCGCACCGGGCAGATCGTCGGCACCGCGAACTACATGGCGCCGGAACGGTTCGACGAGTCCGGCGGGCAGACCGGGCCGGCCGCGGACGTGTTCGCCTGGGGGTGCGTGGTCACGTTCGCCGGGACCGGGCGGGCGCCGTTCCACGCGGACTCGCCGCTGGCCACGTTCGGGCGGATCCTGACCCAGGAGCCGGAGCTGGGCGCTCTCGACGGGCCGCTGCGGCAGCTGGTGCAGCGGTCACTGCGCCGGGATCCGCGGGAGCGGCCGACCGCGCGGGAACTGTTGGACCTGCTGCTGCGCGGCGGGCCGGCCCGGACGCCGCAGCCGGTGGAGGCGCTGGACGAGATGCCGGCGCTGCGCACCGCGGCGATCGAGGTGCAGGCCACGCCGGGGCCGGTGTCACCGCCGGTCTTCACGCTGCCGACGGAGACGCCACCGGAGTCCGCGTTCGGGCCGGCCGGCCCGCCGCCGGTCTTCGCACCGCTCTCGGCGGCACCGGCCGGCCCGGCGTTCGGCCCGGCCTCGGGACCGCCTTACCCTCCCGCGTCGGGACCGCCTTACGGGCCCGCGTCGGGACCGCCGTTCGACCCGGCGACCGGGCAGCCCTACGGCCCGACCTCGGCGCCACCATACAGCCCGACCTCCGGGCCGCCGTATGACCCGGCATCGGGGCCGCCGTTCAACCCCGCCACCGGACAGGCCTACGATCCGGCCGCCGGCCAGGCCTTCGCGCCGGGCTCGCCGCCGCCGTTCCGTCCCGTCTCCGGCGCACCGTTCGCGCCGGGCCCCCCACCGCCGTTCGACGCGGTGCCGGGACACCCGTCCGACGCGGAGGACCGCACGCTGCACCTGCGGACCGGCCCCGGCACCGCGCCCCCGGCCGGCCCCTGGCCACCATCACCGGGATCGCCGCAGTCCCCCGGCACGCCGCTCGGTCACGGCGCGCCGCTCGGGCACGGCGCGGAAGCGATGTCCTGGGGTACTCCCCCGCCCGCCGGCCCCGCACCGCGCAAGAACCGGGGTGGCCGGGTCCTCGCCGGTGTGCTCGTCGCCGTCCTGCTGCTGGCCTGCGTCGCCGGTGGCGGCCTGCTCGCCGCGCACTCCAACGGCGCGTTCAGCGGCGCCGGGGACGACCTCGCCGAGGCCCCGGCCACGTTCGACGCCGTACCCCCGTTCACACTGCCGAAGGGCAAGCCGCTCATCGCGGACGCGCTGACCAGCGCCGGGCAGTGGAACGGCACGTACATCGTGGACGAGGAGGACTCGAACTGCGACGTGCGGGACGGCGCGCTGCGCGTGCAGCGGGTGACGCCCGGGTCGTACATCTGCGCCGGACCGGAGAAGACCGTCGAGGGCGACCACACGATCGCGGTCACCGGCACGATCGAGAAGCCCGGATCCTGCCTCGGCATCTGGCTGTTCTGGGAGGTCCCGCGCAGCTACCGGCTGACCGCCTGCGAGACCGCGTTCCGGTTCGAGGTCGACCGCGAGGACGGCACCGGCTACGCGATCCGCGAGTTCCCGCTGGACGAGCCGCTGCCGCTGAACGAGCCGCTGCGGCTGCAGGTCGCGGTCGAGGACGGCACGGTCCGCTTCGGCCACGACGACATCCTGATCGGCGAGGCCGACATGCCGGAGGACGACATCACCGAGGGCGCCGCCGCCGCGATCGGCATGATAAGCGCCCCCGGCGACGACAACCCACCGTACGGCGCCTACTTCAACGACGTCGAGGTCCGCACCCTGGACGACTGA
- a CDS encoding M6 family metalloprotease domain-containing protein: MTWGDYVPIPGADWPATGSERNFRIALVTLDYPDQPFVVTQAPHSTVFGNPQPSASGIARADVPAFYRDFLNTPGTLNHGHTLHEYWMEDSYGRYGVDLTAFGVYEMPHPAHQYGITNDMNPGACPDGETCDRNLRTDGLGAWRADVGSVADDFELVFILSAGQDESSTWQEFGQMRFPGPEAVTEDFGPPGPALPNSAATRYVPWTSWASAATIWPNAGGGSSTQAESSGQAVYAHELSHLLNIGDNYNNPYGTPLRRSYTGPWSMMSRGSFNGPGGPHTRWQIPPVNGGSMGSLHTIRDKLKIELIGEDQVLRLSREELALSGLVVARVTARAVATPGLNGLTIALDDDRSPACSVTVDLSCDGGGYDNYTVEVVDRMGADSFTPDHGVLISKTKDQDRAPFQWVVDAHPADIGMVDFIRPDGTPQMITMGDYRQLSDALFHAGTRSGSSYEYVDEANRLHFYVLDIARTAGRVLSYTVAVRSLDGPGASTHGATLSPGRQTTPATCGFTLTSTGRYVPGGTHPEDASAYLGSDVYRLSASVDGRGWRAELPNAVTAARSGAPATVTVAVDAARGAARTAEVVLTATSESDPDVTVTQRCRVRR, translated from the coding sequence ATGACGTGGGGCGACTACGTCCCCATCCCGGGCGCGGACTGGCCGGCGACCGGCTCGGAGCGCAACTTCCGGATCGCGCTGGTCACGCTGGACTATCCGGACCAGCCGTTCGTGGTCACCCAGGCGCCGCACTCCACGGTCTTCGGCAACCCGCAGCCGAGCGCGTCCGGCATCGCCCGCGCGGACGTGCCCGCGTTCTACCGTGACTTCCTGAACACGCCCGGGACGCTCAACCACGGGCACACGCTGCACGAGTACTGGATGGAGGACTCGTACGGCCGGTACGGCGTCGACCTGACCGCGTTCGGTGTGTACGAGATGCCGCACCCGGCCCACCAGTACGGGATCACGAACGACATGAACCCGGGCGCGTGCCCGGACGGCGAGACCTGCGACCGGAACCTGCGCACGGACGGGCTCGGCGCGTGGCGCGCGGACGTGGGCTCCGTCGCCGACGACTTCGAGCTGGTGTTCATCCTCTCCGCCGGTCAGGACGAGTCGTCCACGTGGCAGGAGTTCGGCCAGATGCGGTTCCCCGGGCCGGAGGCGGTCACCGAGGACTTCGGCCCGCCCGGCCCCGCGCTACCGAACTCGGCCGCGACCCGCTACGTGCCGTGGACGTCCTGGGCGTCGGCCGCCACGATCTGGCCGAACGCGGGCGGCGGATCGTCGACCCAGGCGGAGAGCTCGGGACAGGCCGTCTACGCCCACGAGCTGAGCCACCTGCTGAACATCGGCGACAACTACAACAATCCATACGGTACGCCGCTGCGCCGTTCCTACACGGGACCGTGGAGCATGATGTCGCGCGGCTCGTTCAACGGGCCGGGCGGTCCGCACACGCGCTGGCAGATCCCCCCGGTCAACGGCGGCTCGATGGGCTCGCTGCACACGATCCGCGACAAGCTGAAGATCGAGTTGATCGGCGAGGACCAGGTGCTCCGGCTGTCCCGCGAGGAGCTGGCCCTCTCCGGTCTCGTCGTGGCGCGGGTGACGGCCCGCGCCGTGGCCACGCCGGGACTGAACGGCCTCACCATCGCGCTGGACGATGATCGGTCGCCGGCCTGCTCCGTGACCGTGGACCTCTCCTGCGACGGCGGCGGCTACGACAACTACACGGTCGAGGTGGTCGACCGGATGGGCGCGGACTCGTTCACGCCCGACCACGGCGTGCTGATCAGCAAGACCAAGGACCAGGACCGGGCGCCGTTCCAGTGGGTGGTCGACGCGCACCCGGCCGACATCGGCATGGTCGACTTCATCCGCCCGGACGGCACCCCGCAGATGATCACGATGGGTGACTACCGGCAGCTGTCCGACGCCCTCTTCCACGCGGGTACGCGGTCCGGCAGCTCCTACGAGTACGTCGACGAAGCCAACCGGCTGCACTTCTACGTGCTCGACATCGCGCGGACGGCCGGGCGGGTCTTGTCGTACACGGTGGCGGTCCGCTCGCTCGACGGCCCCGGCGCGTCCACGCACGGCGCCACGCTGTCCCCCGGCCGGCAGACCACGCCCGCCACGTGCGGTTTCACCCTGACCAGCACCGGGCGGTACGTGCCGGGCGGCACCCATCCCGAGGACGCCTCCGCGTATCTGGGCTCCGACGTCTACCGGCTCTCCGCCTCCGTCGACGGCCGCGGCTGGCGCGCCGAACTGCCGAACGCCGTCACGGCCGCCCGCTCCGGCGCCCCGGCCACCGTGACGGTCGCGGTCGACGCGGCGCGCGGCGCCGCCCGTACCGCCGAGGTGGTTCTGACCGCCACCTCCGAGAGCGACCCGGACGTGACCGTCACCCAGCGCTGCCGCGTACGACGGTGA
- a CDS encoding DoxX family protein: MMFERLSVPVTILFRVVVGLIFAVHGSATVLGLFGGSRGTGAAIAAGTWPGWYAGLIQLIAGTLVVVGLGTRVAALLCSGSMAYAYFVVHQPDALAPVANGGESAALFCWAFLLIAVLGPGPFSLDALLARRGQAAAPALQPAA; the protein is encoded by the coding sequence ATGATGTTCGAGCGACTGTCCGTGCCCGTTACCATTTTGTTTCGGGTCGTCGTCGGGCTGATCTTCGCGGTGCACGGCTCCGCGACCGTGCTGGGGCTGTTCGGCGGCAGCCGCGGGACCGGTGCGGCGATCGCGGCCGGCACCTGGCCGGGCTGGTATGCCGGGCTGATTCAGCTGATCGCCGGCACGCTGGTCGTCGTCGGCCTCGGCACCCGCGTCGCCGCGCTGCTCTGCTCCGGCTCGATGGCCTACGCCTACTTCGTGGTGCACCAGCCGGACGCGCTCGCGCCGGTGGCGAACGGTGGCGAGTCGGCCGCGCTGTTCTGCTGGGCGTTCCTGCTCATCGCGGTGCTCGGCCCGGGCCCGTTCTCGCTCGACGCGCTGCTCGCCCGCCGGGGTCAGGCCGCCGCACCGGCACTGCAACCTGCCGCCTGA
- a CDS encoding SAM-dependent methyltransferase — MERRGEDLRTDRAHGARIYDYILGGEDNFPVDREAGENSLRIWPALRPHMRANRDFMHRVARYLAAECGIRQFLDIGTGLPTSPNLHEIVQEIDPTAQVVYTDNDPLVLAHARSLTLEGRTAYIDADMRDPRSILDAPEFRATLDLDQPVGLLLIAIVHFIEDDAEALRVVRQVLDVLPSGSYLAMSIATDEFDPVPLAEVQREYNRLGEKLIFRDRPAALRFFDGLELCEPGLVQVHRWRPDGSGDRNIQDRDIAMYGAVARKP, encoded by the coding sequence ATGGAGCGTCGTGGTGAGGATCTGCGAACGGATCGGGCGCACGGGGCGCGGATCTACGACTACATCCTGGGCGGCGAGGACAACTTCCCGGTCGACCGGGAGGCCGGGGAGAACTCGCTGCGCATCTGGCCCGCGCTGAGGCCGCACATGCGGGCCAACCGGGACTTCATGCACCGGGTGGCCCGCTACCTGGCGGCGGAGTGCGGGATCCGGCAGTTCCTGGACATCGGCACGGGGCTGCCGACGTCGCCGAACCTGCACGAGATCGTGCAGGAGATCGACCCGACCGCGCAGGTGGTCTACACGGACAACGATCCGCTGGTGCTGGCGCACGCGCGGTCGCTGACGCTGGAGGGCCGCACGGCCTACATCGATGCGGACATGCGCGATCCCCGCTCGATCCTGGACGCGCCGGAGTTCCGGGCCACGCTGGACCTGGACCAGCCGGTCGGGCTGCTGCTGATCGCGATCGTGCACTTCATCGAGGACGACGCGGAGGCGCTGCGGGTGGTCCGGCAGGTGCTGGACGTGCTGCCGTCCGGCAGCTACCTGGCGATGTCGATCGCGACCGACGAGTTCGACCCGGTGCCGCTGGCCGAGGTCCAGCGGGAGTACAACCGGCTCGGCGAGAAACTGATCTTCCGCGACCGGCCGGCCGCGCTGCGCTTCTTCGACGGCCTCGAACTGTGCGAGCCGGGCCTGGTCCAGGTGCACAGGTGGCGGCCGGACGGCTCCGGCGACCGGAACATCCAGGACCGGGACATCGCGATGTACGGCGCGGTCGCGCGCAAGCCCTGA
- a CDS encoding DUF4166 domain-containing protein, whose protein sequence is MTAIFERALGADFARLHPRMRERFGAARGCVGTGVMDRIWRGPAFVTPFLHLGTARHVLFPETGTEIPFTVENYVYTDSFGRPTLTFVRTFEVAAARRRRFDATMVFSEKRQVLVDYLGTHQHIAVDLHLTVDESGGLHVRSGLQRFRGGVRCPRLISGEARLHEWYDEDAGRFRIEVNVENRRFGPIFGYSGSFTTRYVDDDAPVPAAVRPLRENPRE, encoded by the coding sequence GTGACCGCCATCTTCGAACGCGCGCTCGGCGCCGACTTCGCCCGCCTGCACCCGCGCATGCGCGAGCGCTTCGGCGCGGCCCGTGGCTGCGTCGGCACCGGCGTGATGGACCGCATCTGGCGCGGCCCCGCGTTCGTCACACCCTTCCTGCACCTGGGTACGGCCCGGCACGTGCTCTTCCCGGAGACCGGCACCGAGATCCCGTTCACCGTCGAGAACTACGTGTACACCGACTCGTTCGGCCGGCCCACGCTCACGTTCGTGCGCACGTTCGAGGTCGCGGCCGCCCGCCGGCGCCGCTTCGACGCCACCATGGTCTTCAGCGAGAAGCGGCAGGTGCTCGTCGACTACCTCGGCACGCACCAGCACATCGCGGTCGACCTGCACCTCACCGTGGACGAGTCCGGCGGCCTGCACGTCCGCAGCGGCCTGCAGCGTTTCCGCGGCGGCGTCCGCTGCCCGCGCCTGATCAGCGGCGAGGCCAGACTGCACGAGTGGTACGACGAGGACGCCGGCCGCTTCCGGATCGAGGTCAACGTGGAGAACCGCCGGTTCGGCCCGATCTTCGGCTACTCCGGCAGCTTCACCACGCGGTACGTCGACGACGACGCGCCGGTCCCGGCCGCGGTCCGCCCGCTGCGGGAGAACCCGCGCGAGTGA
- a CDS encoding MBL fold metallo-hydrolase, whose translation MRLSVLGACGAWPRAGDACSGFLVEQDGFRLLLDAGYATLPRLLERISAEEVDAAFISHGHPDHCADLNPLLRARALGGHDPAPLPVFAPPGALDAVLALDRPGMLDDAYVLHELEPGACFEIGPFRAETRLLPHWVPNAGVRLSAAGRTLAYTGDSGPSEEIAALARDADVLLAEASYVDDVPEDSRHHLSSARTAARQAARAGVARLLLTHLMPGTSPTAALAAASTEFTGPVDLAAAGLTLDLR comes from the coding sequence ATGCGACTCAGCGTGCTCGGTGCGTGCGGGGCGTGGCCGCGCGCGGGTGACGCGTGCAGCGGTTTCCTCGTCGAGCAGGACGGGTTCCGGCTGCTGCTCGACGCCGGTTACGCCACGCTGCCGCGGCTGCTGGAGCGGATCTCCGCCGAGGAGGTCGACGCCGCCTTCATCAGCCACGGCCACCCGGACCACTGCGCCGACCTGAACCCGCTGCTGCGCGCCCGCGCGCTCGGCGGCCACGATCCGGCGCCGCTGCCGGTCTTCGCCCCGCCCGGCGCGCTGGACGCGGTCCTGGCGCTGGACCGCCCGGGCATGCTGGACGACGCCTACGTGCTGCACGAGCTGGAGCCCGGCGCATGCTTCGAGATCGGCCCGTTCCGCGCCGAGACGCGGCTGCTGCCGCACTGGGTGCCGAACGCCGGTGTGCGCCTCTCCGCCGCCGGCCGCACGCTCGCCTACACCGGCGACTCCGGCCCGTCCGAGGAGATCGCCGCGCTCGCCCGCGACGCGGACGTGCTGCTCGCCGAGGCCTCCTATGTGGACGACGTGCCCGAGGACTCGCGCCACCACCTGTCGAGCGCCCGAACCGCGGCCCGCCAGGCCGCCCGGGCCGGCGTCGCCCGCCTGCTCCTCACCCACCTGATGCCCGGCACCAGCCCCACCGCGGCTCTCGCCGCCGCCTCCACCGAGTTCACCGGCCCCGTCGACCTGGCCGCCGCCGGCCTGACGCTCGACCTCCGCTGA
- a CDS encoding mycothiol transferase: protein MAKTRRADMFTADGRPSDDDPREHGPTAADERTTLAESLRVARLTVEMKCAGLDAAAMARRSVEPSTMSLLGLIRHLADVERATFRVLLAGEDAPRLFGTDDDRDGDFDGAVADPAVVAEAWAAWRAEVAFAEEFVARAPSLDVTADDPDNRHGSGGGSLSLRDVLIGMIYEYARHAGHADLLRERIDGRIGQ, encoded by the coding sequence ATGGCGAAGACGCGACGGGCCGACATGTTCACCGCGGACGGGCGGCCGTCGGACGATGATCCGCGGGAGCACGGGCCGACGGCGGCGGACGAGCGCACCACGCTGGCGGAGTCGCTGCGCGTGGCCCGGCTGACCGTGGAGATGAAGTGCGCCGGGCTGGACGCGGCCGCGATGGCGCGGCGCAGCGTGGAGCCGTCGACGATGTCGCTGCTCGGGCTGATCCGGCACCTCGCGGATGTCGAGCGGGCCACGTTCCGGGTGCTGCTGGCGGGCGAGGACGCGCCGCGGCTGTTCGGCACGGACGACGACCGGGACGGCGACTTCGACGGCGCGGTGGCGGACCCGGCCGTGGTCGCGGAGGCGTGGGCGGCCTGGCGGGCGGAGGTCGCGTTCGCGGAGGAGTTCGTGGCGCGGGCGCCGAGCCTGGACGTCACCGCCGACGACCCGGACAACCGGCACGGCAGCGGCGGCGGGTCACTGTCCCTGCGGGACGTGCTGATCGGCATGATCTACGAGTACGCCCGGCACGCCGGCCACGCCGACCTGCTGCGCGAGCGCATCGACGGCCGCATCGGGCAGTGA
- a CDS encoding SRPBCC family protein gives MRSIYVEAMIAAPLEEVWAATQDPVRHCRWDARFGRIDPIPGTAPAEFRYATAVLPGVEVGGYGVHAGQRDRPDGTRTSALRFGSADWRSPIADGRGYWRYVPVEGGVRFLTGYTYTPRWGPLGLIFDLAFRPVFGWATAWSFDRLRLWLERGVPPERALRNAWLEVIVRTAVVALAAVLGAHPVIIALTALAVILLPPGRDTPAARRTLRRPSDRRAATAPALLETL, from the coding sequence GTGCGTTCGATCTACGTAGAGGCCATGATCGCGGCACCGCTGGAGGAGGTCTGGGCGGCGACCCAGGATCCGGTGCGGCACTGCCGGTGGGATGCGCGCTTCGGCCGCATCGACCCGATCCCGGGCACCGCGCCGGCCGAGTTCCGGTACGCGACCGCGGTGCTCCCGGGCGTCGAGGTCGGCGGCTACGGCGTGCACGCCGGGCAGCGCGACCGGCCGGACGGCACCCGCACGTCCGCGCTCCGCTTCGGCTCCGCCGACTGGCGCTCGCCGATCGCGGACGGGCGCGGCTACTGGCGGTACGTGCCGGTCGAGGGTGGCGTGCGGTTTCTGACCGGATACACGTACACGCCGCGCTGGGGTCCGCTGGGTTTGATCTTCGATCTGGCCTTCCGGCCGGTCTTCGGCTGGGCCACCGCCTGGTCGTTCGACCGGCTGCGACTGTGGCTCGAGCGCGGCGTCCCGCCCGAGCGCGCGCTGCGCAACGCCTGGCTGGAGGTCATCGTGCGGACCGCGGTCGTGGCCCTCGCCGCCGTCCTCGGTGCCCACCCCGTGATCATCGCGCTGACCGCGCTCGCCGTGATCCTGCTGCCGCCCGGCCGTGACACCCCGGCCGCCCGCCGCACCCTTCGCCGCCCGTCCGACCGTCGCGCCGCCACGGCGCCCGCCCTCCTGGAGACACTGTGA